A stretch of DNA from Micromonospora sp. WMMD1155:
ACCACCAGCACGTCGTCCGGCACCGCGTTGAGGAACGCGTCCAGCTCCGCCCGCCGTACGGCAGTGCCGGTGGGGTTGTTCGGGTTGCAGACCAGGATCACCCGGGTCCGGTCGGTCACGGCCGCGGCCATCGCCGCCAGGTCGTGCCCGTGCCCGGCGTCGTTGGGCACCCGCACGCTCGTCGCGCCGCTGGTCGCCGCGATGATCGGGTACGCCTCGAAGGAGCGCCACGAGTAGAGCACCTCGTCCCCGGGGAGGCAGGTCGCCCGGACCAGGTGCTCGGCGAGCGCCACCGACCCGCAGCCGGTGGCGATCCGGTCGGCGTCCACGCCGTACCGCTCGGCCAACGCGTCGCGCAGCGCGACCACGCCCATGTCCGGGTAGCGGTGCGAGGCGGTGATCGCCTCGGTGACCGCCTCCACCACGCCGGGCAGCGGCCCGTAGGGCACCTCGTTGCTGGCCAGCTTGATGGCCTCCGGCAGGCCCAACTCCCGGGCCAGGTCGGCGGGGCTACGGCCGGGCACGTAGTTGGGCAACGCGTCCAGGTCGGCGCGGGTCAGCCGCAGAGCCGGCTGGTGACGTCCGGAGTCGGTCATGGGGTTTCTCCCGGGGGCTGGTTGCGGTCGTCCGAGGGGGCGGGACCGGGGCGGTAGGGAACTTCGACGACCACCGTCTGCGCGCGCTTGTCGTGCAGCGCCTGGCGCAGCGGATGGTCGAAGAGGGGGGAGAGGGCATCGATCAGTTGCAGCACCAGGCCGATCCCGGCGCAGTACCAGAGCAGCGTCGGCAGGCCCAGCGTGCTCCACCGGCTCAGTGCCCGGCCGAAGCCCAGCGGCTCATCGGCGGTCATCGGCACCGCTCGGATCCGCATCACCCGCTTGCCGAAGGTCTGCCCACCGGCCGCCATGGCGGGCACCTCGTACGCCAGCCACAGCGCGGTAGCGATCAGCAGGATCACCACGAGCAGCGATCCCGCCTGCTCGCCGGGGACCGGCATGCCCTCGGCGGACCTGTCGCGGCTTGCGACGCGCCGGAAGAACTCCTGCCAGTACGGCGCCCACTCCTGCGCCCAGCGCCAGACGAACCAGCCGTTGGCCAGCACGTTCAGTGCGATGATCAGGCCGAAGTCGATCAGCCGGGCGGTGAGTCGGCGACCGTAACCGGCCAGCCGGTGACCGTGCGGCCTCGGCTCGGGCGGTCGTCCGGGCCAACCGGGGTGACCGGCGGGCGGCATCCAGCCGGGCGGCACGCCCTGCGGACCCCAACCGGGTGGACCGGACTGCGGTCCCCAGCCCGGGCCCTGCCCCGGTGGCGGGCCGTATCCCGGGCCCTGTCCGGGCGGCGGTCCCCAGCCTGGGCCCTGCCCCGGTGGCGGGTTGTATCCCGGGCCCTGCCCCGGTGGCGGTCCCCAGCCCGGGCCCTGTCCCGGTGGCGGGTGGTACCCCGACTGTGGGCCGTACCCGGGCGGTGGGGCCTGGTGTGGCGGCCAGCCCGGCCCGACGGCTTCGGGGCCGGGGGTGGGCGGGCCGGAGGTCGGGGACGCGGCCGGGCTGACCGGCGGGGGCGGCGGCTCGACCGGCGGTGGACCGTCCGGCGGAGTGGCGTCGACGGGGATGGGCGCGCCGAG
This window harbors:
- the hisC gene encoding histidinol-phosphate transaminase, yielding MTDSGRHQPALRLTRADLDALPNYVPGRSPADLARELGLPEAIKLASNEVPYGPLPGVVEAVTEAITASHRYPDMGVVALRDALAERYGVDADRIATGCGSVALAEHLVRATCLPGDEVLYSWRSFEAYPIIAATSGATSVRVPNDAGHGHDLAAMAAAVTDRTRVILVCNPNNPTGTAVRRAELDAFLNAVPDDVLVVIDEAYREFVTDAEVPDGLDYLDRPNVAVLRTLSKAWGLAGLRIGWLVAQPAVAAAIRKVATPFSTSTAAQAGALAALTQAAEMERRCALVIAERDRVTEALRKFQPDVPTSQANFVWLPLADRSVDFGKACEARGVIVRPFAGDGVRVTIGTPAENDAFLAAAEAALA
- a CDS encoding RDD family protein — protein: MSVQPGWYVDPADTETRRYWDGEGWLGAPIPVDATPPDGPPPVEPPPPPVSPAASPTSGPPTPGPEAVGPGWPPHQAPPPGYGPQSGYHPPPGQGPGWGPPPGQGPGYNPPPGQGPGWGPPPGQGPGYGPPPGQGPGWGPQSGPPGWGPQGVPPGWMPPAGHPGWPGRPPEPRPHGHRLAGYGRRLTARLIDFGLIIALNVLANGWFVWRWAQEWAPYWQEFFRRVASRDRSAEGMPVPGEQAGSLLVVILLIATALWLAYEVPAMAAGGQTFGKRVMRIRAVPMTADEPLGFGRALSRWSTLGLPTLLWYCAGIGLVLQLIDALSPLFDHPLRQALHDKRAQTVVVEVPYRPGPAPSDDRNQPPGETP